One window from the genome of Streptomyces sp. WZ-12 encodes:
- a CDS encoding enoyl-CoA hydratase/isomerase family protein has translation MTSTGLRTEITGGVALVTLDRPARHNALDLATAAELVATWREFRFDDTVRAAVLTGAGGRAFCTGIDRSAEVPQPASPFSLDDPLRTIGPKSNDLWKPVLAAVEGMACGGAFYLLGEAEFIVAAEDATFFDPHTTYGMVSAYESVLMAQRMPYGEIARLALMGTAERLGARRAHAVGLVSELTAPGSAVETALRRAAVLAAQPTEAVQGTVRALWAAQEATRSRALAHAPHLIALGNLPPERQRALFTARPRTTGDDPPPVR, from the coding sequence ATGACGTCCACCGGGCTCCGCACGGAGATCACCGGCGGGGTCGCCCTGGTCACCCTGGACCGACCCGCCCGCCACAACGCCCTCGACCTCGCCACCGCCGCCGAACTGGTCGCCACCTGGCGGGAGTTCCGCTTCGACGACACCGTCCGGGCGGCCGTGCTCACCGGCGCCGGCGGCCGCGCCTTCTGCACCGGCATCGACCGCTCCGCCGAAGTGCCCCAGCCCGCCTCCCCGTTCTCCCTCGACGACCCGCTGCGCACCATCGGCCCGAAATCCAACGACCTGTGGAAACCTGTGCTCGCCGCGGTCGAGGGCATGGCCTGCGGCGGCGCGTTCTACCTGCTCGGCGAGGCGGAGTTCATCGTCGCCGCCGAGGACGCCACCTTCTTCGACCCGCACACCACCTACGGGATGGTCAGCGCCTACGAGTCCGTCCTCATGGCGCAGCGGATGCCCTACGGGGAGATCGCCCGACTCGCCCTGATGGGCACCGCCGAACGGCTCGGCGCCCGGCGCGCCCACGCCGTCGGGCTGGTCTCCGAACTGACCGCGCCGGGCTCGGCGGTCGAGACCGCGCTGCGCCGCGCCGCGGTGCTGGCCGCCCAGCCCACCGAGGCCGTCCAGGGCACCGTCCGGGCCCTGTGGGCGGCCCAAGAGGCCACCCGCTCCCGGGCGTTGGCGCACGCCCCGCACCTGATCGCGCTCGGCAACCTGCCGCCGGAGCGCCAACGCGCCCTGTTCACCGCCCGCCCCCGCACCACCGGGGACGACCCGCCGCCCGTCAGATGA
- a CDS encoding Zn-ribbon domain-containing OB-fold protein, whose amino-acid sequence MNTSVPAATDNRPADLADPTADLLHPVPDDDGAPFWEYAARGELRVQTCSDCDEPRFPPRPCCPHCQSFAAHWQRMSGRGRIWSYVVPHPPLLPAYAAQAPYNAIVVELAEAPRIRLVGNLVTAPDAALNSVDPARLRIGAPVRAVFHTPPSGPTLPRWVLERP is encoded by the coding sequence ATGAACACAAGCGTGCCAGCCGCCACTGACAATCGACCCGCCGATCTCGCCGACCCCACCGCCGACCTGCTGCATCCCGTCCCCGACGACGACGGCGCCCCGTTCTGGGAGTACGCGGCCCGCGGCGAACTCCGCGTCCAGACCTGCTCCGACTGCGACGAACCGCGCTTCCCGCCCCGCCCCTGCTGCCCGCACTGCCAGTCGTTCGCCGCCCACTGGCAGCGGATGTCCGGCCGCGGCCGGATCTGGTCCTACGTCGTGCCGCACCCGCCGCTGCTGCCCGCCTACGCCGCGCAGGCCCCCTACAACGCGATCGTCGTCGAGCTCGCCGAGGCCCCCCGGATCCGCCTGGTGGGCAACCTCGTCACCGCCCCGGACGCCGCCCTGAACTCCGTCGACCCGGCCCGGCTGCGGATCGGCGCCCCGGTCCGGGCGGTCTTCCACACCCCGCCCAGTGGCCCCACCCTCCCCCGCTGGGTCCTGGAGCGCCCATGA